A stretch of the Conger conger chromosome 3, fConCon1.1, whole genome shotgun sequence genome encodes the following:
- the sh3tc2 gene encoding SH3 domain and tetratricopeptide repeat-containing protein 2 isoform X3 has protein sequence MGNALAREDIPPAELDALWKDPPYTLAGANELFPGNDIMTTDKGEDDQPQEQGLEAEPEPVTGSYWKEKAAFCRGSTVSLAVGERFSSDVLLLFGGRRRCSGEPDDDLQEALRTRLRVVESNSQDVTQLFKDLSARLLSVHAEKDCFIITFKTVEEIWKFSTYLSLGYVARCLENFLCDQTFWLDSARLSDVEICVTVDEEHLATLYLGLLLQEGSFFAKALYNREDAEEEDLAYRRNDLVMVRDTGQEYLWEGTLLASGQHGLVPVHSMQPLPYPFYQWFLRKYPGSAGGAWVSEAQFDHPVVTGTCVALVDHNPLGQDELQFSQGDQIEVEGFLLTGLGVFIGRHLSSGVTGFVQKAHVRPENIAPLDGQRVFLSEEERAALSQLNPCDEQYHSGLLNKLSVTDISSVYRLDRLDESDFPYIKNQPKPEPKPSISARQSVLTEKSDSPTFHSSTRISFYASQSLLDQDQDGGEALSFSLEDTFRGLDDLEDDPALFLDEGGWDAGEPELCDPTLTLLNQERFEESFRDLYDLPYSFLDTFFSGSREEDLLQHLEGWREAVKKTRMHWAHRRVCFLLGRLCAKKNKFSQARVYFEEALGVPVSGFSDLPLLIALYTNLTAIYLKQRLVEKLPATLEKACALLIGLPQHRFCSSDEFEILKLVLRRAVVESDKHLEARACYLALCLFLRMRKTEDALPFVERLQFLTISLSEEAGRPMAPVDLNWVLSRLYHRKYLPYLALASLSLDSALDRPLEDAFQKIEVFIKNAVRLNAQWREGASLIPAQIVVYLQQALSISSRHGDLRTQRDLCMSLACVYQQHGALERAVECAQRAVGAGGHVSEEEGFEACVLLAWLLALTGEAERAAATLTPLLRSLNETDSPAQRGVVYNLLALCLRKEGRVREAGRHFHCALQISRENGNKRNEALALANLGCLALAACAPGLAERFLLRALPLFRALDLAESPTDAEHAQAFLWLGRCYRERGNTQRTRLAYEMALLIAINAKNLRSQMVVARVLSHLYSDLLLHGQSIIYNEHCVALSRELKDKRQEGEYLEVLSQLYLSLNTEKSSRKSLDYTKQSLRISIDLGRREEESETWLQVGRIYYLIQEDELADMYLQAAVKTALRVHDPHFAMSIYEEAGDVFFQGCRNRHSAIPFYRDGSLPFARNVKDVESEFRLLSKLTELLMNLKQNHQALQFALLAVQVSTTTGDRLKERTAFHRLATVYFSLQQFELAENYYLKSLSLSPDILDLPKDAQYFVKVYCRLGDLTLHKLKDAFDAVGYFHLALAAALQDRGTPWALYTVYVKLAEIHAHHMPDARLSQEYMDCARALKDELEQAAGPGPHMDRDRTLTGTAYGPGPHTDWDRTLTGPAHGPGPHMDRDRIWTGTAHGLARRPDLRT, from the exons ATGTGCTGCTGCTGTTTGGCGGGCGGCGGCGCTGCAGCGGTGAGCCTGACGATGACCTGCAGGAGGCGCTGCGCACACGGCTCAGAGTGGTGGAGAGCAACAGCCAGGACGTCACACAGCTCTTTAAG GACCTGTCTGCTCGCCTCCTGTCGGTCCACGCAGAGAAGGACTGCTTCATCATCACGTTTAAGACCGTGGAGGAGATCTGGAAGTTCTCCACTTACCTGTCTCTAG GCTACGTGGCGCGGTGTCTGGAGAACTTCCTGTGCGATCAGACGTTCTGGCTGGACTCGGCTCGGCTGAGCGATGTGGAGATCTGCGTGACGGTGGACGAGGAGCACCTGGCCACGCTCTACCTGGGactgctgctgcaggaag GTTCCTTCTTTGCGAAAGCGCTGTATAACCGCGAGGACGCGGAAGAGGAGGACCTGGCGTACCGGAGGAACGACCTGGTCATGGTGCGGGACACGGGACAGGAGTACCTGTGGGAGGGCACCTTACTGGCCAGCGGACAGCACGGCCTGGTGCCTGTGCACTCAATGCAGCCTCTGCCTTACCCCTTCTACCA GTGGTTCCTGAGAAAGTACCCTGGATCTGCAGGGGGGGCCTGGGTGTCCGAGGCCCAGTTTGATCACCCTGTCG TGACGGGCACCTGTGTGGCTCTGGTGGACCATAACCCCCTGGGGCAGGATGAGCTCCAGTTCAGCCAGGGCGATCAGATCGAGGTGGAGGGTTTCCTGCTGACTGGGCTGGGCGTTTTCATTGGACGGCACCTCTCCAGCGGAGTGACGGGATTCGTGCAGAAGGCCCACGTGAGGCCGGAGAACATCGCACCCCT AGACGGACAGCGGGTGTTTCTGAGCGAGGAGGAGAGGGCAGCTCTGTCTCAGCTTAACCCCTGCGACGAGCAGTATCACAGCGGCCTCCTGAACAAGCTCTCCGTCACGGACATCAGCTCTGTGTACAGACTCG ATAGGCTGGACGAATCAGACTTTCCGTACATCAAAAACCAACCGAAGCCAG AGCCGAAGCCGTCCATCAGCGCCCGGCAGAGCGTGTTGACGGAGAAGAGCGACTCCCCCACCTTCCACTCCTCCACCCGGATTTCCTTCTACGCCTCCCAAAGCCTGctggaccaggaccaggacggGGGCGAGGCCCTGTCCTTCAGCCTGGAGGACACCTTCAGGGGCTTGGACGACCTGGAGGACGACCCGGCTCTCTTCCTGGACGAGGGCGGCTGGGATGCTGGCGAGCCGGAGCTCTGCGACCCCACGCTGACCCTCCTGAACCAGGAGCGCTTCGAGGAGTCCTTCCGGGACCTGTACGACCTCCCCTACTCCTTCCTCGACACGTTCTTCAGCGGGTCGCGGGAGGAGGACCTGCTCCAGCACCTGGAGGGCTGGCGCGAGGCGGTGAAGAAGACCAGAATGCACTGGGCCCACCGCCGCGTCTGTTTCCTGCTGGGACGACTCTGCGCCAAGAAGAACAAGTTCTCCCAGGCCAGGGTCTACTTCGAGGAGGCCCTGGGGGTCCCCGTGAGCGGGTTCTCCGACCTCCCGCTCCTCATCGCCCTCTACACCAACCTGACCGCCATCTACCTGAAGCAGCGGCTGGTGGAGAAGCTCCCGGCGACCCTGGAGAAGGCCTGCGCCCTGCTGATCGGCCTGCCGCAGCACCGCTTCTGCTCGTCGGACGAGTTCGAGATCCTGAAGCTGGTCCTCCGCCGCGCCGTGGTGGAGAGCGACAAGCACCTGGAGGCCCGCGCCTGCTACCTGGCGCTCTGCCTCTTCCTGAGGATGAGGAAGACGGAGGACGCCCTGCCCTTCGTCGAGCGGCTGCAGTTCCTCACCATCAGCCTGTCGGAGGAGGCCGGCCGGCCCATGGCCCCCGTCGACCTCAACTGGGTGCTGAGCCGCCTCTACCACAGGAAGTACCTGCCCTACCTGGCGCTGGCGTCGCTCAGCCTGGACTCCGCTCTCGACCGGCCCCTGGAGGACGCCTTCCAGAAGATCGAGGTCTTCATCAAGAACGCGGTGCGGCTCAACGCCCAGTGGCGCGAGGGCGCCTCGCTGATCCCCGCCCAGATCGTGGTGTACCTGCAGCAGGCCCTGTCCATCAGCAGTCGTCACGGCGACCTGCGGACGCAGCGGGACCTGTGCATGAGCCTGGCGTGCGTCTACCAGCAGCACGGGGCGCTGGAGCGGGCGGTGGAGTGCGCCCAGCGGGCCGTCGGCGCGGGCGGCCACGTCAGCGAGGAGGAGGGCTTCGAGGCCTGCGTGCTGCTGGCCTGGCTCCTCGCGCTGACGGGGGAGGCGGAGAGAGCGGCCGCCACCCTCACGCCCCTCCTCCGGTCCCTGAACGAGACGGACAGCCCCGCCCAGAGGGGCGTGGTCTACAACCTGCTGGCGCTGTGCCTGCGGAAGGAGGGCCGGGTCCGCGAGGCCGGCCGCCATTTCCACTGCGCGCTGCAGATCTCGCGCGAGAACGGCAACAAGCGCAACGAGGCGCTGGCGCTGGCCAACCTGGGCTGCCTGGCGCTGGCGGCGTGCGCCCCGGGGCTGGCCGAGCGCTTCCTGCTCCGCGCCCTGCCGCTCTTCCGCGCCCTGGACCTGGCGGAGAGCCCCACGGACGCGGAGCACGCCCAGGCCTTCCTCTGGCTGGGCCGCTGCTACCGCGAGCGCGGGAACACCCAGCGCACGCGCCTGGCCTACGAGATGGCGCTCCTGATCGCCATCAACGCCAAGAACCTCCGCA GTCAGATGGTCGTGGCCAGAGTGCTGAGTCACCTGTACAGCGACCTGCTCCTGCATGGCCAGAGCATCATCTACAACGAGCACTGTGTGGCGCTGTCCCGCGAACTCAAGGACAAGCGGCAGGAGGGGGAGTACCTGGAGGTCCTCAGCCAGCTCTACCTGTCCTTAAACACAGAGAA GTCCTCCAGAAAGTCTCTGGACTACACCAAGCAGAGTCTGAGGATCTCCATTGACCTGGGGCGGCGGGAGGAGGAGTCAGAGACGTGGCTCCAGGTGGGGAGGATTTACTACCTGATCCAGGAGGACGAGCTCGCCGACATGTACCTGCAG GCGGCTGTGAAAACAGCCCTAAGAGTCCATGATCCGCATTTCGCCATGAGTATTTACGAGGAGGCCGGAGACGTGTTCTTCCAAGGATGCAGAAATCGGCATTCAGCAATCCCATTCTACAGG GATGGCAGTCTGCCCTTTGCCAGAAATGTGAAGGACGTGGAGTCGGAGTTCCGTCTCCTGAGCAAGCTGACTGAGCTCCTGATGAACCTGAAGCAGAACCATCAGGCACTGCAGTTCGCCCTTCTCGCCGTGCAGGTCAGCACCACGACAG GGGATCGTTTGAAAGAGAGAACCGCCTTCCATCGGCTGGCTACAGTTTACTTCTCTCTCCAGCAGTTTGAGCTGGCTGAAAACTACTACCTGAAGTCTTTATCCCTGAGCCCCGACATCCTGGATCTCCCCAAAGACGCACAGTACTTTGTGAAAGTCTACTGCCGGCTGGGAGACCTGACCTTACACAAGCTAAAG GACGCCTTCGACGCGGTCGGGTACTTCCACCTGGCGCTGGCCGCGGCCCTGCAGGACCGGGGGACCCCCTGGGCGCTGTACACGGTGTACGTGAAGCTGGCGGAGATCCACGCCCACCACATGCCCGACGCGCGGCTGAGCCAGGAGTACATGGACTGTGCGCGGGCGCTGAAGGACGAGCTGGAGCAAGCAGCGGGACCGGGACCGCATATGGACCGGGACCGCACACTGACCGGGACCGCATATGGACCGGGCCCGCACACGGACTGGGACCGCACACTGACAGGGCCCGCACACGGACCGGGACCGCATATGGACCGGGACCGCATATGGACCGGGACCGCCCATGGCCTGGCGAGACGGCCGGACCTGCGGACCTGA
- the sh3tc2 gene encoding SH3 domain and tetratricopeptide repeat-containing protein 2 isoform X4, translating to MASCCSGVSLRSCFLSSDIPPAELDALWKDPPYTLAGANELFPGNDIMTTDKGEDDQPQEQGLEAEPEPVTGSYWKEKAAFCRGSTVSLAVGERFSSDVLLLFGGRRRCSGEPDDDLQEALRTRLRVVESNSQDVTQLFKDLSARLLSVHAEKDCFIITFKTVEEIWKFSTYLSLGYVARCLENFLCDQTFWLDSARLSDVEICVTVDEEHLATLYLGLLLQEGSFFAKALYNREDAEEEDLAYRRNDLVMVRDTGQEYLWEGTLLASGQHGLVPVHSMQPLPYPFYQWFLRKYPGSAGGAWVSEAQFDHPVVTGTCVALVDHNPLGQDELQFSQGDQIEVEGFLLTGLGVFIGRHLSSGVTGFVQKAHVRPENIAPLDGQRVFLSEEERAALSQLNPCDEQYHSGLLNKLSVTDISSVYRLDRLDESDFPYIKNQPKPEPKPSISARQSVLTEKSDSPTFHSSTRISFYASQSLLDQDQDGGEALSFSLEDTFRGLDDLEDDPALFLDEGGWDAGEPELCDPTLTLLNQERFEESFRDLYDLPYSFLDTFFSGSREEDLLQHLEGWREAVKKTRMHWAHRRVCFLLGRLCAKKNKFSQARVYFEEALGVPVSGFSDLPLLIALYTNLTAIYLKQRLVEKLPATLEKACALLIGLPQHRFCSSDEFEILKLVLRRAVVESDKHLEARACYLALCLFLRMRKTEDALPFVERLQFLTISLSEEAGRPMAPVDLNWVLSRLYHRKYLPYLALASLSLDSALDRPLEDAFQKIEVFIKNAVRLNAQWREGASLIPAQIVVYLQQALSISSRHGDLRTQRDLCMSLACVYQQHGALERAVECAQRAVGAGGHVSEEEGFEACVLLAWLLALTGEAERAAATLTPLLRSLNETDSPAQRGVVYNLLALCLRKEGRVREAGRHFHCALQISRENGNKRNEALALANLGCLALAACAPGLAERFLLRALPLFRALDLAESPTDAEHAQAFLWLGRCYRERGNTQRTRLAYEMALLIAINAKNLRSQMVVARVLSHLYSDLLLHGQSIIYNEHCVALSRELKDKRQEGEYLEVLSQLYLSLNTEKSSRKSLDYTKQSLRISIDLGRREEESETWLQVGRIYYLIQEDELADMYLQAAVKTALRVHDPHFAMSIYEEAGDVFFQGCRNRHSAIPFYRDGSLPFARNVKDVESEFRLLSKLTELLMNLKQNHQALQFALLAVQVSTTTV from the exons ATGTGCTGCTGCTGTTTGGCGGGCGGCGGCGCTGCAGCGGTGAGCCTGACGATGACCTGCAGGAGGCGCTGCGCACACGGCTCAGAGTGGTGGAGAGCAACAGCCAGGACGTCACACAGCTCTTTAAG GACCTGTCTGCTCGCCTCCTGTCGGTCCACGCAGAGAAGGACTGCTTCATCATCACGTTTAAGACCGTGGAGGAGATCTGGAAGTTCTCCACTTACCTGTCTCTAG GCTACGTGGCGCGGTGTCTGGAGAACTTCCTGTGCGATCAGACGTTCTGGCTGGACTCGGCTCGGCTGAGCGATGTGGAGATCTGCGTGACGGTGGACGAGGAGCACCTGGCCACGCTCTACCTGGGactgctgctgcaggaag GTTCCTTCTTTGCGAAAGCGCTGTATAACCGCGAGGACGCGGAAGAGGAGGACCTGGCGTACCGGAGGAACGACCTGGTCATGGTGCGGGACACGGGACAGGAGTACCTGTGGGAGGGCACCTTACTGGCCAGCGGACAGCACGGCCTGGTGCCTGTGCACTCAATGCAGCCTCTGCCTTACCCCTTCTACCA GTGGTTCCTGAGAAAGTACCCTGGATCTGCAGGGGGGGCCTGGGTGTCCGAGGCCCAGTTTGATCACCCTGTCG TGACGGGCACCTGTGTGGCTCTGGTGGACCATAACCCCCTGGGGCAGGATGAGCTCCAGTTCAGCCAGGGCGATCAGATCGAGGTGGAGGGTTTCCTGCTGACTGGGCTGGGCGTTTTCATTGGACGGCACCTCTCCAGCGGAGTGACGGGATTCGTGCAGAAGGCCCACGTGAGGCCGGAGAACATCGCACCCCT AGACGGACAGCGGGTGTTTCTGAGCGAGGAGGAGAGGGCAGCTCTGTCTCAGCTTAACCCCTGCGACGAGCAGTATCACAGCGGCCTCCTGAACAAGCTCTCCGTCACGGACATCAGCTCTGTGTACAGACTCG ATAGGCTGGACGAATCAGACTTTCCGTACATCAAAAACCAACCGAAGCCAG AGCCGAAGCCGTCCATCAGCGCCCGGCAGAGCGTGTTGACGGAGAAGAGCGACTCCCCCACCTTCCACTCCTCCACCCGGATTTCCTTCTACGCCTCCCAAAGCCTGctggaccaggaccaggacggGGGCGAGGCCCTGTCCTTCAGCCTGGAGGACACCTTCAGGGGCTTGGACGACCTGGAGGACGACCCGGCTCTCTTCCTGGACGAGGGCGGCTGGGATGCTGGCGAGCCGGAGCTCTGCGACCCCACGCTGACCCTCCTGAACCAGGAGCGCTTCGAGGAGTCCTTCCGGGACCTGTACGACCTCCCCTACTCCTTCCTCGACACGTTCTTCAGCGGGTCGCGGGAGGAGGACCTGCTCCAGCACCTGGAGGGCTGGCGCGAGGCGGTGAAGAAGACCAGAATGCACTGGGCCCACCGCCGCGTCTGTTTCCTGCTGGGACGACTCTGCGCCAAGAAGAACAAGTTCTCCCAGGCCAGGGTCTACTTCGAGGAGGCCCTGGGGGTCCCCGTGAGCGGGTTCTCCGACCTCCCGCTCCTCATCGCCCTCTACACCAACCTGACCGCCATCTACCTGAAGCAGCGGCTGGTGGAGAAGCTCCCGGCGACCCTGGAGAAGGCCTGCGCCCTGCTGATCGGCCTGCCGCAGCACCGCTTCTGCTCGTCGGACGAGTTCGAGATCCTGAAGCTGGTCCTCCGCCGCGCCGTGGTGGAGAGCGACAAGCACCTGGAGGCCCGCGCCTGCTACCTGGCGCTCTGCCTCTTCCTGAGGATGAGGAAGACGGAGGACGCCCTGCCCTTCGTCGAGCGGCTGCAGTTCCTCACCATCAGCCTGTCGGAGGAGGCCGGCCGGCCCATGGCCCCCGTCGACCTCAACTGGGTGCTGAGCCGCCTCTACCACAGGAAGTACCTGCCCTACCTGGCGCTGGCGTCGCTCAGCCTGGACTCCGCTCTCGACCGGCCCCTGGAGGACGCCTTCCAGAAGATCGAGGTCTTCATCAAGAACGCGGTGCGGCTCAACGCCCAGTGGCGCGAGGGCGCCTCGCTGATCCCCGCCCAGATCGTGGTGTACCTGCAGCAGGCCCTGTCCATCAGCAGTCGTCACGGCGACCTGCGGACGCAGCGGGACCTGTGCATGAGCCTGGCGTGCGTCTACCAGCAGCACGGGGCGCTGGAGCGGGCGGTGGAGTGCGCCCAGCGGGCCGTCGGCGCGGGCGGCCACGTCAGCGAGGAGGAGGGCTTCGAGGCCTGCGTGCTGCTGGCCTGGCTCCTCGCGCTGACGGGGGAGGCGGAGAGAGCGGCCGCCACCCTCACGCCCCTCCTCCGGTCCCTGAACGAGACGGACAGCCCCGCCCAGAGGGGCGTGGTCTACAACCTGCTGGCGCTGTGCCTGCGGAAGGAGGGCCGGGTCCGCGAGGCCGGCCGCCATTTCCACTGCGCGCTGCAGATCTCGCGCGAGAACGGCAACAAGCGCAACGAGGCGCTGGCGCTGGCCAACCTGGGCTGCCTGGCGCTGGCGGCGTGCGCCCCGGGGCTGGCCGAGCGCTTCCTGCTCCGCGCCCTGCCGCTCTTCCGCGCCCTGGACCTGGCGGAGAGCCCCACGGACGCGGAGCACGCCCAGGCCTTCCTCTGGCTGGGCCGCTGCTACCGCGAGCGCGGGAACACCCAGCGCACGCGCCTGGCCTACGAGATGGCGCTCCTGATCGCCATCAACGCCAAGAACCTCCGCA GTCAGATGGTCGTGGCCAGAGTGCTGAGTCACCTGTACAGCGACCTGCTCCTGCATGGCCAGAGCATCATCTACAACGAGCACTGTGTGGCGCTGTCCCGCGAACTCAAGGACAAGCGGCAGGAGGGGGAGTACCTGGAGGTCCTCAGCCAGCTCTACCTGTCCTTAAACACAGAGAA GTCCTCCAGAAAGTCTCTGGACTACACCAAGCAGAGTCTGAGGATCTCCATTGACCTGGGGCGGCGGGAGGAGGAGTCAGAGACGTGGCTCCAGGTGGGGAGGATTTACTACCTGATCCAGGAGGACGAGCTCGCCGACATGTACCTGCAG GCGGCTGTGAAAACAGCCCTAAGAGTCCATGATCCGCATTTCGCCATGAGTATTTACGAGGAGGCCGGAGACGTGTTCTTCCAAGGATGCAGAAATCGGCATTCAGCAATCCCATTCTACAGG GATGGCAGTCTGCCCTTTGCCAGAAATGTGAAGGACGTGGAGTCGGAGTTCCGTCTCCTGAGCAAGCTGACTGAGCTCCTGATGAACCTGAAGCAGAACCATCAGGCACTGCAGTTCGCCCTTCTCGCCGTGCAGGTCAGCACCACGACAG TTTGA
- the sh3tc2 gene encoding SH3 domain and tetratricopeptide repeat-containing protein 2 isoform X5 codes for MASCCSGVSLRSCFLSSDIPPAELDALWKDPPYTLAGANELFPGNDIMTTDKGEDDQPQEQGLEAEPEPVTGSYWKEKAAFCRGSTVSLAVGERFSSDVLLLFGGRRRCSGEPDDDLQEALRTRLRVVESNSQDVTQLFKDLSARLLSVHAEKDCFIITFKTVEEIWKFSTYLSLGYVARCLENFLCDQTFWLDSARLSDVEICVTVDEEHLATLYLGLLLQEGSFFAKALYNREDAEEEDLAYRRNDLVMVRDTGQEYLWEGTLLASGQHGLVPVHSMQPLPYPFYQWFLRKYPGSAGGAWVSEAQFDHPVVTGTCVALVDHNPLGQDELQFSQGDQIEVEGFLLTGLGVFIGRHLSSGVTGFVQKAHVRPENIAPLDGQRVFLSEEERAALSQLNPCDEQYHSGLLNKLSVTDISSVYRLDRLDESDFPYIKNQPKPEPKPSISARQSVLTEKSDSPTFHSSTRISFYASQSLLDQDQDGGEALSFSLEDTFRGLDDLEDDPALFLDEGGWDAGEPELCDPTLTLLNQERFEESFRDLYDLPYSFLDTFFSGSREEDLLQHLEGWREAVKKTRMHWAHRRVCFLLGRLCAKKNKFSQARVYFEEALGVPVSGFSDLPLLIALYTNLTAIYLKQRLVEKLPATLEKACALLIGLPQHRFCSSDEFEILKLVLRRAVVESDKHLEARACYLALCLFLRMRKTEDALPFVERLQFLTISLSEEAGRPMAPVDLNWVLSRLYHRKYLPYLALASLSLDSALDRPLEDAFQKIEVFIKNAVRLNAQWREGASLIPAQIVVYLQQALSISSRHGDLRTQRDLCMSLACVYQQHGALERAVECAQRAVGAGGHVSEEEGFEACVLLAWLLALTGEAERAAATLTPLLRSLNETDSPAQRGVVYNLLALCLRKEGRVREAGRHFHCALQISRENGNKRNEALALANLGCLALAACAPGLAERFLLRALPLFRALDLAESPTDAEHAQAFLWLGRCYRERGNTQRTRLAYEMALLIAINAKNLRSQMVVARVLSHLYSDLLLHGQSIIYNEHCVALSRELKDKRQEGEYLEVLSQLYLSLNTEKSSRKSLDYTKQSLRISIDLGRREEESETWLQVGRIYYLIQEDELADMYLQAAVKTALRVHDPHFAMSIYEEAGDVFFQGCRNRHSAIPFYRDGSLPFARNVKDVESEFRLLSKLTELLMNLKQNHQALQFALLAVQGIV; via the exons ATGTGCTGCTGCTGTTTGGCGGGCGGCGGCGCTGCAGCGGTGAGCCTGACGATGACCTGCAGGAGGCGCTGCGCACACGGCTCAGAGTGGTGGAGAGCAACAGCCAGGACGTCACACAGCTCTTTAAG GACCTGTCTGCTCGCCTCCTGTCGGTCCACGCAGAGAAGGACTGCTTCATCATCACGTTTAAGACCGTGGAGGAGATCTGGAAGTTCTCCACTTACCTGTCTCTAG GCTACGTGGCGCGGTGTCTGGAGAACTTCCTGTGCGATCAGACGTTCTGGCTGGACTCGGCTCGGCTGAGCGATGTGGAGATCTGCGTGACGGTGGACGAGGAGCACCTGGCCACGCTCTACCTGGGactgctgctgcaggaag GTTCCTTCTTTGCGAAAGCGCTGTATAACCGCGAGGACGCGGAAGAGGAGGACCTGGCGTACCGGAGGAACGACCTGGTCATGGTGCGGGACACGGGACAGGAGTACCTGTGGGAGGGCACCTTACTGGCCAGCGGACAGCACGGCCTGGTGCCTGTGCACTCAATGCAGCCTCTGCCTTACCCCTTCTACCA GTGGTTCCTGAGAAAGTACCCTGGATCTGCAGGGGGGGCCTGGGTGTCCGAGGCCCAGTTTGATCACCCTGTCG TGACGGGCACCTGTGTGGCTCTGGTGGACCATAACCCCCTGGGGCAGGATGAGCTCCAGTTCAGCCAGGGCGATCAGATCGAGGTGGAGGGTTTCCTGCTGACTGGGCTGGGCGTTTTCATTGGACGGCACCTCTCCAGCGGAGTGACGGGATTCGTGCAGAAGGCCCACGTGAGGCCGGAGAACATCGCACCCCT AGACGGACAGCGGGTGTTTCTGAGCGAGGAGGAGAGGGCAGCTCTGTCTCAGCTTAACCCCTGCGACGAGCAGTATCACAGCGGCCTCCTGAACAAGCTCTCCGTCACGGACATCAGCTCTGTGTACAGACTCG ATAGGCTGGACGAATCAGACTTTCCGTACATCAAAAACCAACCGAAGCCAG AGCCGAAGCCGTCCATCAGCGCCCGGCAGAGCGTGTTGACGGAGAAGAGCGACTCCCCCACCTTCCACTCCTCCACCCGGATTTCCTTCTACGCCTCCCAAAGCCTGctggaccaggaccaggacggGGGCGAGGCCCTGTCCTTCAGCCTGGAGGACACCTTCAGGGGCTTGGACGACCTGGAGGACGACCCGGCTCTCTTCCTGGACGAGGGCGGCTGGGATGCTGGCGAGCCGGAGCTCTGCGACCCCACGCTGACCCTCCTGAACCAGGAGCGCTTCGAGGAGTCCTTCCGGGACCTGTACGACCTCCCCTACTCCTTCCTCGACACGTTCTTCAGCGGGTCGCGGGAGGAGGACCTGCTCCAGCACCTGGAGGGCTGGCGCGAGGCGGTGAAGAAGACCAGAATGCACTGGGCCCACCGCCGCGTCTGTTTCCTGCTGGGACGACTCTGCGCCAAGAAGAACAAGTTCTCCCAGGCCAGGGTCTACTTCGAGGAGGCCCTGGGGGTCCCCGTGAGCGGGTTCTCCGACCTCCCGCTCCTCATCGCCCTCTACACCAACCTGACCGCCATCTACCTGAAGCAGCGGCTGGTGGAGAAGCTCCCGGCGACCCTGGAGAAGGCCTGCGCCCTGCTGATCGGCCTGCCGCAGCACCGCTTCTGCTCGTCGGACGAGTTCGAGATCCTGAAGCTGGTCCTCCGCCGCGCCGTGGTGGAGAGCGACAAGCACCTGGAGGCCCGCGCCTGCTACCTGGCGCTCTGCCTCTTCCTGAGGATGAGGAAGACGGAGGACGCCCTGCCCTTCGTCGAGCGGCTGCAGTTCCTCACCATCAGCCTGTCGGAGGAGGCCGGCCGGCCCATGGCCCCCGTCGACCTCAACTGGGTGCTGAGCCGCCTCTACCACAGGAAGTACCTGCCCTACCTGGCGCTGGCGTCGCTCAGCCTGGACTCCGCTCTCGACCGGCCCCTGGAGGACGCCTTCCAGAAGATCGAGGTCTTCATCAAGAACGCGGTGCGGCTCAACGCCCAGTGGCGCGAGGGCGCCTCGCTGATCCCCGCCCAGATCGTGGTGTACCTGCAGCAGGCCCTGTCCATCAGCAGTCGTCACGGCGACCTGCGGACGCAGCGGGACCTGTGCATGAGCCTGGCGTGCGTCTACCAGCAGCACGGGGCGCTGGAGCGGGCGGTGGAGTGCGCCCAGCGGGCCGTCGGCGCGGGCGGCCACGTCAGCGAGGAGGAGGGCTTCGAGGCCTGCGTGCTGCTGGCCTGGCTCCTCGCGCTGACGGGGGAGGCGGAGAGAGCGGCCGCCACCCTCACGCCCCTCCTCCGGTCCCTGAACGAGACGGACAGCCCCGCCCAGAGGGGCGTGGTCTACAACCTGCTGGCGCTGTGCCTGCGGAAGGAGGGCCGGGTCCGCGAGGCCGGCCGCCATTTCCACTGCGCGCTGCAGATCTCGCGCGAGAACGGCAACAAGCGCAACGAGGCGCTGGCGCTGGCCAACCTGGGCTGCCTGGCGCTGGCGGCGTGCGCCCCGGGGCTGGCCGAGCGCTTCCTGCTCCGCGCCCTGCCGCTCTTCCGCGCCCTGGACCTGGCGGAGAGCCCCACGGACGCGGAGCACGCCCAGGCCTTCCTCTGGCTGGGCCGCTGCTACCGCGAGCGCGGGAACACCCAGCGCACGCGCCTGGCCTACGAGATGGCGCTCCTGATCGCCATCAACGCCAAGAACCTCCGCA GTCAGATGGTCGTGGCCAGAGTGCTGAGTCACCTGTACAGCGACCTGCTCCTGCATGGCCAGAGCATCATCTACAACGAGCACTGTGTGGCGCTGTCCCGCGAACTCAAGGACAAGCGGCAGGAGGGGGAGTACCTGGAGGTCCTCAGCCAGCTCTACCTGTCCTTAAACACAGAGAA GTCCTCCAGAAAGTCTCTGGACTACACCAAGCAGAGTCTGAGGATCTCCATTGACCTGGGGCGGCGGGAGGAGGAGTCAGAGACGTGGCTCCAGGTGGGGAGGATTTACTACCTGATCCAGGAGGACGAGCTCGCCGACATGTACCTGCAG GCGGCTGTGAAAACAGCCCTAAGAGTCCATGATCCGCATTTCGCCATGAGTATTTACGAGGAGGCCGGAGACGTGTTCTTCCAAGGATGCAGAAATCGGCATTCAGCAATCCCATTCTACAGG GATGGCAGTCTGCCCTTTGCCAGAAATGTGAAGGACGTGGAGTCGGAGTTCCGTCTCCTGAGCAAGCTGACTGAGCTCCTGATGAACCTGAAGCAGAACCATCAGGCACTGCAGTTCGCCCTTCTCGCCGTGCAG GGGATCGTTTGA